In Brassica rapa cultivar Chiifu-401-42 chromosome A06, CAAS_Brap_v3.01, whole genome shotgun sequence, a single window of DNA contains:
- the LOC103871792 gene encoding LIM domain-containing protein WLIM1, which translates to MAFAGTTQKCMACDKTVYLVDKLTADNRVYHKACFRCHHCKGTLKLSNYNSFEGVLYCRPHFDQNFKRTGSLEKSFEGTPKIGKPDRPLEGERPAGTKVSNMFGGTREKCVGCDKTVYPIEKVSVNGTLYHRSCFKCTHGGCTISPSNYIAHEGKLYCKHHHIQLIKEKGNLSQLEGGGENAAKDKVVAA; encoded by the exons ATGGCGTTCGCAGGAACAACCCAAAAATGCATGGCCTGTGACAAAACCGTGTACCTCGTCGACAAGTTAACCGCTGATAACCGGGTCTACCACAAAGCTTGTTTCCGTTGTCACCATTGCAAAGGAACTCTCAAG CTTAGCAACTACAACTCATTTGAAGGAGTTCTCTATTGCAGACCTCATTTCGATCAAAACTTCAAGAGAACTGGAAGTCTTGAGAAAAGCTTCGAAG GGACACCAAAGATTGGGAAACCAGATAGACCTTTGGAGGGAGAG AGACCTGCTGGGACCAAAGTGTCCAACATGTTTGGTGGAACTCGAGAAAAATGCGTTGGCTGTGACAAAACTGTCTATCCAATTGAGAAG GTGTCGGTGAATGGCACATTGTACCATAGGAGCTGTTTCAAGTGCACACACGGAGGCTGCACGATAAGTCCTTCGAACTACATAGCTCACGAAGGGAAGCTTTATTGCAAGCATCATCATATTCAGCTTATCAAGGAGAAAGGAAATTTGAGCCAGCTCGAAGGAGGAGGAGAAAATGCCGCTAAGGACAAAGTCGTCGCTGCTTAA
- the LOC103871793 gene encoding mitogen-activated protein kinase 1 yields the protein MATPVDPPNGVRNQGKHYFTMWQNLFEIDTKYMPIKPIGRGAYGVVCSSVNTDNNEKVAIKKIHNVYENRIDALRTLRELKLLRHLRHENVIALKDVMMPIHKRSFKDVYLVYELMDTDLHQIIKSSQVLSNDHCQYFLFQLLRGLKYIHSANILHRDLKPGNLLINANCDLKICDFGLARTSNTKGQFMTEYVVTRWYRAPELLLCCDNYGTSIDVWSVGCIFAELLGRKPIFQGTECLNQLKLIVNILGSQRDEDLEFIDNPKAKRYIRSLPYSPGMSLSRLYPGAHVLAIDLLQKMLVFDPSKRISVTEALQHPYMAPLYDPNANPPAQVPIDLDVDEELGEEMIREMMWNEMLHYHPQASTSELL from the exons ATGGCGACACCAGTTGATCCTCCTAATGGTGTTAGGAACCAAGGGAAGCATTACTTCACCATGTGGCAAAACCTGTTCGAGATCGACACTAAGTACATGCCAATCAAACCCATTGGCCGTGGTGCATACGGTGTAGTCTGCTCTTCTGTTAACACTGACAACAACGAGAAAGTCGCTATCAAGAAGATTCACAATGTCTATGAGAACAGGATTGATGCTTTGAGGACCCTTCGCGAGCTCAAGCTTCTACGCCATCTTAGACATGAGAATGTCATTGCTTTGAAAGATGTCATGATGCCAATTCATAAGAGGAGCTTCAAGGATGTGTATCTTGTTTATGAGCTCATGGATACTGATCTCCACCAAATTATCAAGTCTTCTCAAGTGCTTAGTAATGATCACTGCCAATACTTCTTGTTCCAG TTGCTTCGAGGGCTCAAGTATATACACTCAGCCAACATCCTCCACCGAGATTTGAAACCAGGTAACCTCCTTATCAACGCAAACTGCGATTTGAAGATATGTGACTTCGGCCTTGCGAGAACGAGCAACACCAAGGGACAGTTCATGACCGAATATGTAGTGACTCGTTGGTACAGAGCACCTGAGCTTCTCCTCTGCTGTGACAACTACGGAACATCCATCGATGTTTGGTCCGTTGGTTGCATTTTCGCCGAGCTTCTCGGTAGAAAACCGATTTTCCAAGGAACTGAATGCTTAAACCAGCTTAAACTCATAGTCAACATTCTTGGTAGTCAAAGAGACGAAGATCTTGAGTTCATAGATAACCCCAAAGCTAAACGTTACATCAGATCGCTTCCTTATTCACCTGGGATGTCTTTATCTAGGCTTTACCCGGGAGCTCATGTTTTGGCCATCGACCTTCTTCAGAAAATGCTTGTTTTTGACCCGTCCAAGAGGATTAGTGTCACTGAAGCGCTTCAGCATCCTTACATGGCGCCTCTGTATGATCCGAATGCAAACCCTCCGGCTCAAGTCCCTATTGATCTCGATGTTGATGAAGAGTTGGGAGAGGAGATGATAAGAGAGATGATGTGGAATGAGATGCTTCATTACCATCCTCAAGCTTCAACATCTGAGCTGCTATGA